Proteins co-encoded in one Cryptosporangium minutisporangium genomic window:
- a CDS encoding aminotransferase class I/II-fold pyridoxal phosphate-dependent enzyme, producing MGQESLPVLEAIEQFRDAGNYSFGLPGHRLGRGIDERTAAVLSPGAFEADVELAKQGVPEAEKLLAQAVGARDAVFTTCGSSISIHTALLTVTGPGQKVLVDRNVHKSVVASLILAGAIPVWLRPRWDYENQIAHPATAGDVVEALERDPEISAVLAITPTEYGTGADVHGIADACHQRGVPLLVDEAWGAHFPFHPDLPTAAVRAGADITIQSLHKAGGGLCQSSIMLLGGDLVDPVDLRLRLDLITTTSPSALFYGSIDGWRRRMAAEGEKLFGRALDRAARLRERLGGVTGLAVLGSDIIGHDSVAEWDPLKLSVDVSALASPVTRRRSGSNRSSGSPRSSGTPAG from the coding sequence ATGGGACAAGAGAGTCTTCCAGTGCTGGAGGCGATCGAGCAGTTCCGCGACGCCGGAAACTACTCGTTCGGGCTGCCCGGCCATCGTCTCGGGCGGGGAATCGACGAGCGGACCGCGGCCGTGCTGTCGCCGGGCGCGTTCGAGGCGGACGTCGAGCTGGCCAAGCAGGGTGTGCCGGAGGCGGAGAAGCTGCTAGCGCAGGCGGTCGGTGCTCGGGACGCGGTGTTCACCACCTGTGGTTCGAGCATCTCGATCCACACCGCGCTGCTGACGGTGACCGGCCCCGGCCAGAAGGTCCTGGTCGACCGGAACGTCCACAAGTCCGTGGTCGCCTCGTTGATCCTGGCCGGTGCGATCCCGGTGTGGCTGCGGCCGCGCTGGGACTACGAGAACCAGATCGCGCACCCGGCGACGGCCGGGGACGTCGTCGAGGCGCTGGAGCGCGATCCGGAGATCAGCGCGGTGCTGGCGATCACGCCGACCGAGTACGGCACCGGCGCCGACGTGCACGGCATCGCGGACGCTTGCCACCAGCGCGGGGTGCCGCTGCTGGTCGACGAGGCGTGGGGTGCGCACTTCCCGTTCCACCCCGACCTGCCGACCGCGGCGGTGCGGGCCGGTGCCGACATCACGATCCAGAGCCTGCACAAGGCCGGCGGCGGTCTCTGCCAGTCGTCGATCATGTTGCTCGGTGGCGATCTGGTCGACCCCGTCGACCTGCGATTGCGGCTGGACCTGATCACGACGACCAGCCCGTCGGCACTGTTCTACGGATCGATCGACGGATGGCGGCGGCGGATGGCCGCCGAGGGCGAGAAGCTGTTCGGCCGGGCGCTGGACCGAGCCGCGCGGCTGCGCGAACGGCTCGGTGGGGTGACCGGCCTGGCGGTGCTGGGCTCGGACATCATCGGCCACGACAGCGTCGCCGAGTGGGATCCGCTGAAGCTGTCGGTCGACGTCTCCGCGCTCGCATCACCGGTTACCAGGCGAAGGAGTGGCTCCAATCGGAGCAGCGGCTCGCCGCGCAGCTCGGGGACTCCCGCCGGGTGA
- a CDS encoding MFS transporter, producing MQTLTSADTDSEKSGDRTNLVVAVLALGGIAVSLMQTLIIPLIPELPALLHASPGDAAWAITATLLAAAVATPVVGRLGDMFGKRHLLLVSIALMVVGSVVGALSNSLTPMIIGRILQGMAAGVIPLGISLMRDTVPPERLGSATALMSASLGIGGALGLPAAALLADHTDWHALFWVSAALGTIVGGLVVAIVPHSTVGTGGRFDLVGALGLSGALVSLLLAISKGSDWGWTSGLTLGLFATAIVLLLAWGWWELRTAEPLVDLRITARRQVLFTNAASIGLGFSMFAMSLVIPTLLQLPVATGYGLGKSMLMVGLVMAPSGLVMLVAAPLSARIARVRGFKLTLILGALIVAAGYGFAAVLMDEIWQLVVAGCIIGAGIGFAYGSMPALVMAAVPRTETAAANSLNTLMRSLGTSVASAVGGAILANLTIALGPATVPSQDAFRVVLGLAAAAGLVSALLASFIPRRSPDEPVVPSHGAPATASASASDELTVAR from the coding sequence GTGCAAACCCTTACCTCCGCGGACACCGACTCCGAGAAGTCCGGCGACCGGACCAACCTCGTGGTCGCCGTGCTGGCGCTGGGGGGCATCGCGGTGTCCCTCATGCAGACCTTGATCATCCCGCTGATCCCGGAGCTGCCCGCGCTGCTACACGCCTCCCCGGGTGACGCCGCCTGGGCGATCACCGCGACGCTGCTCGCGGCGGCGGTCGCCACCCCCGTCGTCGGCCGTCTGGGCGACATGTTCGGCAAGCGGCACCTGCTGTTGGTCAGCATCGCGCTGATGGTCGTCGGGTCGGTCGTCGGAGCCCTGAGCAACAGCCTGACGCCGATGATCATCGGCCGGATCCTGCAGGGCATGGCCGCCGGTGTCATCCCGCTCGGCATCAGCCTGATGCGCGACACCGTGCCGCCGGAGCGTCTCGGCTCGGCGACCGCGCTGATGAGCGCATCGCTCGGCATCGGTGGCGCGCTGGGCCTGCCGGCCGCAGCGCTGCTGGCCGACCACACCGACTGGCACGCGCTGTTCTGGGTGTCCGCCGCGCTCGGCACGATCGTCGGCGGGCTCGTCGTCGCGATCGTGCCGCACTCGACGGTGGGGACCGGCGGCCGCTTCGACCTCGTCGGCGCGCTCGGGTTGTCCGGCGCGCTGGTCTCCCTGCTGCTGGCGATCTCGAAGGGCAGCGACTGGGGCTGGACGAGCGGACTCACGCTCGGCCTGTTCGCCACCGCGATCGTGCTGCTGCTCGCGTGGGGATGGTGGGAGCTGCGCACCGCCGAGCCGCTGGTCGACCTCCGGATCACCGCCCGGCGCCAGGTCCTGTTCACCAACGCCGCCTCGATCGGCCTCGGGTTCTCGATGTTCGCGATGTCGCTGGTGATCCCGACGCTGCTGCAGCTGCCGGTCGCCACCGGGTACGGGCTCGGCAAGAGCATGCTCATGGTCGGCCTGGTGATGGCGCCGTCCGGCCTGGTCATGCTCGTCGCCGCGCCGCTCTCCGCGCGGATCGCGCGGGTGCGCGGCTTCAAGCTGACGCTGATCCTCGGCGCGCTCATCGTCGCGGCGGGGTACGGGTTCGCCGCCGTGCTGATGGACGAGATCTGGCAACTGGTCGTGGCCGGCTGCATCATCGGTGCGGGCATCGGTTTCGCGTACGGGTCCATGCCTGCGCTCGTCATGGCGGCCGTACCGCGCACCGAGACCGCCGCCGCGAACAGCCTCAACACGCTGATGCGGTCGCTGGGCACCTCGGTGGCGAGTGCGGTGGGCGGCGCGATCCTGGCCAACCTGACGATCGCGCTCGGCCCGGCCACCGTGCCGTCCCAGGACGCCTTCCGGGTGGTGCTGGGCCTCGCCGCCGCGGCCGGGCTGGTCTCCGCGCTGCTCGCGTCGTTCATCCCGCGGCGCAGCCCGGACGAGCCGGTCGTTCCGTCGCACGGCGCTCCGGCGACCGCGTCGGCGTCGGCGTCGGACGAACTGACCGTCGCGCGCTGA
- a CDS encoding DUF1996 domain-containing protein — MPADYVAIEKVPRVRRGPAAGNDRGSSGTYTARCGSNQEGHYNSDNVIVSPGVPNGAHHLHDYVGNTSTSAASTDRSLAAAPTTCRDPGDRSAYYWPVLRDLVDPRTQARFPGESESDRNVGLVLRPAVSMVYSGNPFAPVTAMPRFLRVVTGNAKALTAGGRNARARWTCRGFADRVTADRYPLCPAGRGLTRILEFPSCWDGRNTDSANHRTHVVFPDARGACPPGTAAVPKLTITLTYDVPAGASFAIDSFPDQRRAATTDHADFVNVMVPGSMARLVGCLNAGRRC, encoded by the coding sequence GTGCCCGCCGACTACGTGGCGATCGAGAAGGTTCCGCGGGTGCGCCGAGGCCCCGCGGCCGGGAACGACCGGGGTTCGTCCGGCACCTACACCGCGCGGTGCGGCTCCAATCAGGAGGGCCACTACAACTCCGACAACGTGATCGTCAGTCCGGGCGTGCCGAACGGCGCGCACCACCTGCACGACTACGTCGGCAACACCAGCACCTCCGCCGCCTCCACCGACCGCAGCCTGGCCGCGGCGCCGACGACCTGCCGGGATCCCGGCGACCGGTCGGCCTACTACTGGCCGGTCCTGCGGGACCTGGTCGATCCCCGGACCCAGGCCCGGTTCCCCGGCGAGTCGGAGTCGGACCGCAACGTGGGCCTGGTGCTGCGGCCGGCGGTGTCGATGGTGTACTCCGGCAACCCGTTCGCGCCGGTGACCGCGATGCCACGCTTCCTGCGGGTCGTCACCGGGAACGCGAAGGCGCTCACCGCCGGCGGCCGGAACGCGCGCGCCCGGTGGACCTGCCGCGGGTTCGCCGACCGGGTCACCGCCGACCGGTATCCGCTCTGTCCGGCCGGGCGGGGCCTCACCCGGATCCTGGAGTTCCCGAGCTGCTGGGACGGCCGGAACACCGACAGCGCGAACCATCGCACGCACGTCGTCTTCCCGGACGCGCGAGGCGCGTGCCCACCCGGAACGGCCGCGGTGCCGAAGCTGACGATCACGCTGACCTACGACGTGCCAGCGGGGGCGTCGTTCGCGATCGACAGCTTCCCCGACCAGCGGCGGGCCGCGACGACCGACCACGCAGACTTCGTCAACGTGATGGTGCCGGGGTCGATGGCGCGGCTGGTCGGCTGCCTCAACGCGGGCCGCCGGTGTTGA
- a CDS encoding enoyl-CoA hydratase-related protein, with translation MNDLLLVDAPADGVRRLTLNRPEKRNALSPALLTALLDALRAHDADPDIRVTIVRGAGACFSSGYDLSTPLLEGADAAPGDGQWARQANDTWFRLWDLAKPVIAQIHGYAIAGATELASACDLVYVAEDARISYPVVRVASPPDWQYHTVLLGLRRAMELMLTGDAVDGVEAARIGFANRAYPAERLEAEVLAVAVRIAGIPSDLTQLNKRSVHRAFDVWGARAAIRAGTELQALAAHTESARAFRANALDAVKRAARGE, from the coding sequence ATGAACGACCTACTTCTCGTGGACGCGCCAGCGGACGGCGTCCGGCGGCTGACGCTGAACCGGCCGGAGAAGCGCAACGCGCTCTCCCCCGCGCTGCTGACCGCGCTGCTCGACGCGCTGCGGGCGCACGACGCCGACCCGGACATCCGGGTGACGATCGTCCGGGGCGCGGGCGCGTGTTTCTCGTCCGGGTACGACTTGTCGACGCCGCTGCTGGAGGGTGCGGACGCCGCGCCCGGCGACGGGCAGTGGGCGCGCCAGGCCAACGACACCTGGTTCCGCCTGTGGGATCTCGCGAAACCGGTGATCGCGCAGATCCACGGCTACGCGATCGCCGGGGCGACCGAGCTGGCGTCCGCCTGCGACCTGGTCTACGTCGCCGAGGACGCCCGGATCAGCTACCCGGTCGTGCGGGTGGCCAGCCCGCCGGACTGGCAGTACCACACGGTGCTGCTCGGGCTGCGGCGCGCGATGGAGCTGATGCTCACCGGCGACGCGGTGGACGGCGTCGAGGCCGCCCGGATCGGGTTCGCGAACCGGGCCTACCCGGCGGAGCGGCTCGAGGCGGAGGTGCTGGCGGTCGCCGTCCGGATCGCCGGGATCCCGAGCGACCTCACCCAGCTCAACAAACGCTCGGTGCACCGGGCGTTCGACGTCTGGGGCGCCCGGGCCGCCATCCGTGCCGGCACCGAATTACAGGCCCTGGCCGCCCACACCGAGTCGGCCCGCGCGTTCCGCGCCAACGCCCTCGACGCCGTGAAACGCGCCGCTCGCGGCGAGTAA
- a CDS encoding Fur family transcriptional regulator: MRSRTETELRDVGLRVTRPRVAVLDVLADHPHATVDLVVERVRARLGGVSTQAVYDVLGACVAAGLVRRIEPAGSPARFERETGDGHHHLVCRSCGRVADVEGLRGTPACEDPGEAAGYVVEETEIVFWGTCPDCLEPRS, from the coding sequence ATGCGTTCCCGGACCGAGACCGAGTTACGCGACGTAGGCCTGCGGGTGACCCGGCCGCGCGTCGCGGTGCTCGACGTCCTCGCGGACCATCCGCACGCGACCGTCGACCTGGTCGTGGAGCGGGTCCGGGCGCGCCTGGGCGGGGTGTCCACCCAGGCCGTCTACGACGTGCTGGGCGCCTGCGTCGCCGCCGGATTGGTCCGGCGGATCGAACCGGCCGGATCACCGGCGCGGTTCGAACGGGAGACCGGCGACGGCCACCACCACCTGGTCTGCCGCTCCTGCGGCCGGGTCGCGGACGTGGAGGGGCTGCGCGGAACCCCGGCGTGCGAGGACCCGGGCGAGGCCGCCGGTTACGTGGTCGAGGAGACCGAGATCGTGTTCTGGGGCACCTGCCCGGATTGCCTGGAGCCTCGGAGCTGA
- a CDS encoding acyl-CoA carboxylase subunit beta, whose product MDADGDDLHGWGPALEEIARRKAAALRMGGPARLARQTERGRLDARARLAALFDRGSFSELGVLMGATEDPPVNADGFVAGWGRIDGRPVLAGAEDVTVLGGSIGASSSDKRYRLCQLAGQERVPLVMLLEGAGHRVTETGRPGRRPGDLGAMVDLSGRVPLVCLVLGASAGHGALFAPLSDYVVMTDTASIFAAGPPLVRSATGEVISKEDLGGPDVAVATGGVVHDVVPDDAAAIARARGYLAHFPANAGQPPPVRSGTDVGRRRVDVLGVIPPDPRRPYRITPVLEEIVDDGELFVVQAGFGASIVTALAFLGGRSVAIVANDPSVRAGTIDRDAADKAAHFLQVAGAFGLPCLFLADNPGVLAGSGAERSGILRHAARFYAVQHRLRVPKLHVTLRKAFGFGSSVMAMNPFDGQTVTLAFPSITLGALPAASDASAIDDPDERARIAREQAAASLNGAASLAYDDVIDPRELRNALLAGLELADSRGGQPARGWTSEGILP is encoded by the coding sequence GTGGACGCTGACGGGGACGACCTGCACGGCTGGGGGCCGGCGCTCGAGGAGATCGCGCGCCGGAAGGCCGCGGCACTCCGGATGGGCGGCCCGGCCCGGCTGGCCCGGCAGACCGAGCGCGGACGGCTGGACGCGCGGGCGCGCTTGGCCGCGCTCTTCGACCGGGGCTCGTTCTCCGAGCTGGGTGTGCTGATGGGCGCGACCGAGGACCCACCGGTCAACGCGGACGGGTTCGTGGCCGGGTGGGGCCGGATCGACGGGCGGCCGGTGCTGGCCGGCGCCGAGGACGTCACGGTGCTCGGCGGTTCGATCGGTGCGAGCTCGTCGGACAAGCGCTACCGGCTCTGCCAGCTGGCCGGCCAGGAGCGCGTCCCGCTGGTGATGCTGCTGGAGGGCGCGGGGCACCGGGTCACCGAGACCGGGCGTCCCGGGCGGCGCCCCGGCGATCTCGGCGCGATGGTCGATCTGTCGGGGCGGGTGCCCCTGGTCTGCCTGGTGCTCGGCGCCTCGGCCGGGCACGGGGCACTATTCGCGCCGCTCTCGGACTACGTCGTGATGACCGACACCGCGTCGATCTTCGCCGCCGGTCCCCCGCTGGTGCGGTCGGCCACCGGCGAGGTGATCTCCAAGGAGGACCTCGGCGGCCCGGACGTCGCGGTGGCGACCGGCGGTGTCGTGCACGACGTCGTCCCGGACGACGCGGCGGCGATCGCGCGGGCCCGCGGCTACCTGGCGCACTTCCCGGCCAACGCCGGGCAGCCGCCGCCGGTGCGGTCCGGCACCGACGTCGGCCGGCGTCGCGTCGACGTCCTCGGCGTGATCCCGCCCGACCCCCGGCGGCCGTACCGGATCACCCCGGTCCTGGAGGAGATCGTCGACGACGGGGAGTTGTTCGTCGTGCAGGCCGGGTTCGGCGCGTCGATCGTCACCGCGCTGGCCTTCCTCGGCGGGCGCAGCGTCGCGATCGTCGCGAACGACCCGAGCGTCCGGGCCGGCACGATCGACCGCGACGCCGCCGACAAGGCCGCGCACTTCCTGCAGGTCGCCGGTGCGTTCGGGCTGCCGTGTCTGTTCCTCGCCGACAACCCTGGCGTGCTGGCGGGCAGCGGGGCCGAGCGGAGCGGGATCCTGCGGCACGCCGCCCGGTTCTACGCCGTCCAGCATCGTCTCCGCGTCCCGAAGCTGCACGTCACGCTGCGCAAGGCGTTCGGGTTCGGCTCGTCGGTGATGGCGATGAACCCGTTCGACGGCCAGACGGTGACGCTCGCCTTCCCGTCGATCACGCTGGGCGCGTTGCCCGCGGCGTCCGACGCCAGCGCGATCGACGACCCGGACGAGCGGGCCCGGATCGCCCGGGAGCAGGCCGCCGCGTCCCTGAACGGCGCCGCGAGCCTCGCGTACGACGACGTGATCGATCCGCGCGAGTTGCGGAACGCGCTGCTGGCCGGCTTGGAGCTGGCCGACTCCCGCGGCGGGCAGCCCGCCCGAGGATGGACGTCGGAGGGGATCCTGCCGTGA
- a CDS encoding septum formation family protein, protein MEVSLVRRPQRSVVVALAFGLALVGAGCSGEPDARPSRSASASPSASSASSPGVGVGPYRAGDCLAADGRYEVRTVECGRPHLYEVMRSAALPSGATYPPDLTTVEAACERQLPGYLGSPDAYASRLTAREYGPTRAQWDRGERWYACLLGERGPDDSAVDQTASLAGVLEGGLGAYRKCLTAAPLDEPSRTVPCTEPHRSEAVSAIDFGGRPGAVPPQDASVRGAVDRCDQVVRRYLGGTRPGVRTSATAASAEAWQRGLTMVVCYAVSDRTVRGPLGR, encoded by the coding sequence ATGGAGGTGTCTCTCGTGCGACGTCCGCAGCGATCCGTCGTGGTCGCCCTGGCGTTCGGGTTGGCGCTGGTGGGCGCGGGATGCTCCGGTGAGCCCGACGCCCGCCCGTCGAGATCGGCGTCGGCCTCCCCGTCGGCGTCGTCGGCCTCGTCTCCCGGCGTCGGCGTGGGTCCCTACCGCGCGGGGGATTGCCTGGCGGCCGACGGTCGGTACGAGGTGCGTACGGTGGAGTGCGGGCGCCCGCACCTCTACGAGGTGATGCGGTCGGCCGCACTCCCGTCCGGTGCCACCTACCCGCCGGATCTCACCACGGTCGAGGCGGCGTGCGAGCGGCAGTTACCGGGCTATCTCGGTAGCCCCGACGCGTACGCGTCCCGGCTGACCGCGCGGGAGTACGGGCCGACTCGCGCGCAGTGGGACCGGGGCGAGCGCTGGTACGCCTGCCTGTTGGGCGAGCGTGGCCCGGACGACAGCGCGGTGGACCAGACGGCGTCGCTGGCCGGGGTCCTCGAGGGCGGGCTCGGCGCGTACCGGAAGTGCCTGACCGCGGCCCCACTGGACGAGCCGAGTCGGACCGTCCCCTGTACCGAGCCGCACCGCAGCGAGGCGGTGAGCGCGATCGACTTCGGTGGTCGGCCCGGTGCGGTGCCGCCGCAGGACGCGTCGGTACGCGGCGCCGTCGACCGCTGCGACCAGGTGGTGCGCCGGTACCTGGGCGGCACCCGGCCGGGCGTGCGGACGAGCGCGACCGCGGCGTCGGCGGAGGCCTGGCAGCGAGGGCTCACCATGGTCGTCTGCTACGCGGTCTCCGACCGCACGGTGCGCGGACCGTTGGGGCGCTGA
- a CDS encoding dipeptidase produces the protein MSERNTIAAAVEAVIPGARADLERLVRIPSIWADPAHAADTEASAAAVAELAGALNPASVRIIRADGGAPAVLAHWPAPEGQPTVLLYAHHDVQPTGGDALWTSPPFEPTERNGRLYGRGAADDKAGVMTHLAVLRAYDGRPPVGVTLFVEGEEESGSPTLPALLREHSEELAADVIVIADSANPSVDVPALTTSLRGLVDLVVEVSMLESAVHSGVYGGPLGDALTALCHTLASLHDEKGEVAVAGLRRNTGTDAATVEASEAEFRAEAGVLDGVDLLGSGTIAERIWHAPAIAVLGIDAPAVANASNVLLPRARAFVSLRLAPGEDAVAARDTLAEHLRAHVPWGAHVETAPATGIAEPFSLDARGGAYDAARRAFAEAYGNATVETGIGGSIPFIAEFARAFPGAAVLVTGVGDPASRWHGIDESLSLPMFTTGVRAEAFLLDELRR, from the coding sequence ATGTCCGAACGGAACACGATCGCGGCGGCGGTCGAGGCGGTCATCCCCGGAGCGCGTGCCGATCTCGAGCGGCTGGTGCGGATCCCCAGTATCTGGGCCGACCCGGCACACGCCGCCGACACCGAGGCCAGTGCCGCGGCGGTGGCCGAGCTCGCCGGTGCGCTGAACCCGGCGAGCGTGCGGATCATCCGCGCCGACGGCGGGGCGCCGGCCGTGCTCGCGCACTGGCCGGCGCCCGAGGGCCAGCCCACCGTGCTGCTCTACGCGCATCACGACGTCCAGCCCACCGGCGGCGACGCGCTGTGGACCAGCCCGCCGTTCGAGCCGACCGAGCGGAACGGACGGCTCTACGGCCGCGGAGCCGCGGACGACAAGGCCGGCGTCATGACCCACCTCGCGGTGCTGCGCGCGTACGACGGCAGGCCACCGGTCGGCGTCACGCTGTTCGTGGAGGGCGAGGAGGAGTCCGGGTCGCCGACGCTCCCGGCGCTGCTGCGCGAGCACTCCGAGGAACTGGCCGCGGACGTGATCGTGATCGCGGACTCGGCGAACCCGTCCGTCGACGTCCCCGCGTTGACGACCAGTCTGCGGGGCCTGGTCGACCTGGTCGTCGAGGTGTCGATGCTGGAGAGTGCGGTCCACTCGGGCGTCTACGGTGGCCCGCTGGGCGACGCGCTGACCGCGCTCTGCCACACGCTCGCCAGTCTGCACGACGAGAAGGGCGAGGTCGCCGTCGCCGGGCTGCGCCGCAACACCGGCACGGACGCGGCGACCGTGGAGGCGTCGGAGGCGGAGTTCCGGGCCGAGGCCGGTGTGCTCGACGGCGTCGACCTGCTCGGCTCGGGCACGATCGCCGAGCGGATCTGGCACGCGCCCGCGATCGCGGTTCTCGGTATCGACGCCCCGGCCGTCGCGAACGCGTCGAACGTCCTGCTGCCCCGGGCGCGCGCGTTCGTCAGCCTGCGGCTCGCACCCGGCGAGGACGCCGTGGCGGCCCGCGACACGCTCGCCGAGCACCTGCGCGCGCACGTGCCCTGGGGCGCGCACGTCGAGACCGCACCCGCCACCGGCATCGCCGAACCGTTCAGCCTGGACGCCAGGGGCGGCGCCTACGACGCGGCCCGGCGGGCGTTCGCCGAGGCGTACGGCAATGCCACGGTCGAGACCGGGATCGGCGGCTCGATTCCGTTCATCGCGGAGTTCGCGCGGGCGTTCCCCGGTGCCGCGGTGCTGGTCACCGGCGTGGGCGATCCGGCGAGCCGCTGGCACGGCATCGACGAGAGCCTGTCGCTCCCGATGTTCACGACCGGCGTGCGCGCGGAGGCGTTCCTCCTCGACGAGCTGCGGCGCTGA
- a CDS encoding LLM class flavin-dependent oxidoreductase, giving the protein MKLGLRLNLYRAARLEVPVETVRAAERLGYHSVWTAEAYGSDALTPLAYLAATTRRIRLGTAVVQLAARPPATLAMQAMTIDALAGGGRLILGIGLSGPQIVEGWYGQPWGRPHTRLRDYVTIVRKILDRTEPVTHDGREIQLPYTGPGALGQGKPLRSILHPEAPIPLWLAAGGPKNTALAAEIADGWLPMGLGPAGVPSSMRGRPEFDVFTGATVRITDDVRGTLDAMRPLTAMYVGGMGSATHNYHRDAMARRGFAEAADRVVELWRAGRRAEAAAAVPDEYLEQSALLGPVARIRRRWNEGFVPPGVTGVIIDAAGVPELELMAELT; this is encoded by the coding sequence GTGAAGCTCGGATTGAGGTTGAACCTCTACCGGGCCGCGCGGCTCGAGGTGCCGGTCGAGACGGTGCGCGCCGCCGAGCGGCTCGGTTACCACTCGGTGTGGACCGCCGAGGCCTACGGGTCCGACGCGCTGACGCCGCTCGCGTACCTGGCCGCCACGACCCGCCGGATCCGGCTCGGCACCGCCGTCGTGCAGCTGGCGGCCCGGCCACCCGCCACGCTGGCCATGCAGGCGATGACGATCGACGCGCTGGCCGGTGGCGGCCGGCTGATCCTCGGCATCGGACTGTCCGGCCCGCAGATCGTCGAGGGCTGGTACGGCCAGCCGTGGGGGCGTCCGCACACCCGGCTGCGGGACTACGTCACGATCGTGCGCAAGATCCTCGACCGCACGGAGCCGGTGACCCACGACGGGCGCGAGATCCAGCTGCCGTACACCGGGCCGGGCGCACTGGGTCAGGGAAAGCCGCTCCGGTCGATCCTGCACCCGGAGGCACCGATCCCGCTCTGGCTCGCCGCCGGTGGCCCGAAGAACACGGCGCTGGCCGCGGAGATCGCCGACGGCTGGCTCCCGATGGGCCTGGGACCGGCCGGTGTCCCGTCGTCGATGCGCGGACGTCCGGAGTTCGACGTGTTCACCGGCGCGACCGTCCGGATCACCGACGACGTCCGCGGCACGCTGGACGCGATGCGGCCACTCACCGCGATGTACGTCGGCGGCATGGGCAGCGCCACGCACAACTACCACCGGGACGCGATGGCCCGCCGGGGGTTCGCCGAGGCCGCCGACCGGGTCGTCGAGCTGTGGCGGGCCGGGCGCCGCGCCGAGGCCGCGGCCGCGGTGCCGGACGAGTACCTGGAGCAGTCCGCGCTGCTGGGGCCGGTGGCACGGATCCGCCGCCGGTGGAACGAGGGGTTTGTGCCGCCCGGCGTCACCGGCGTGATCATCGACGCCGCCGGCGTTCCGGAACTCGAGTTGATGGCGGAGCTGACATGA
- a CDS encoding helix-turn-helix domain-containing protein — MRATTNVRSSATREAILDAAERLFAERGLATVSNRQVSEAAGQGNNAAVGYHFGTKTDLVRAIVHRHSGPVAQRRRELVARIDSSEDPRDWISCWVRPTTEHLESLGAPTWYARFAAQVMADPVFRDVVLTESLSDPVLTQILEGLNRCIPPMPVEVRLGRNYMTRQLVVNTLADCERVLAAGRPAPWASWEKASHALVDALVGLWLASITPLPS, encoded by the coding sequence ATGCGGGCGACGACGAACGTCCGTTCCAGCGCCACCCGGGAGGCGATCCTGGACGCGGCGGAGCGGCTCTTCGCCGAGCGGGGTCTCGCCACCGTGTCGAACCGGCAGGTGAGCGAGGCCGCCGGGCAGGGCAACAATGCCGCGGTCGGCTACCACTTCGGCACCAAGACCGACCTCGTCCGGGCGATCGTGCACCGGCACAGCGGGCCGGTCGCCCAGCGACGCCGCGAACTCGTCGCACGGATCGACAGCTCCGAAGACCCTCGGGACTGGATCTCGTGTTGGGTCCGGCCGACCACCGAGCACCTGGAGTCACTCGGTGCACCGACCTGGTACGCGCGGTTCGCCGCCCAGGTCATGGCCGACCCGGTATTCCGGGACGTGGTGCTCACCGAGTCGCTCTCCGATCCGGTGCTCACCCAGATCCTCGAGGGGCTCAACCGGTGCATCCCGCCGATGCCCGTGGAGGTGCGGCTGGGGCGCAATTACATGACCCGCCAGCTGGTCGTGAACACGCTGGCCGACTGCGAGCGGGTGCTGGCCGCCGGGCGACCCGCACCGTGGGCGAGCTGGGAGAAGGCTTCCCATGCCCTGGTCGACGCGCTCGTCGGACTCTGGCTGGCCTCGATCACCCCGCTGCCGTCCTGA